The DNA sequence GAATGAAGAGACATGACATCAACCTGATCACTGTGTATGATGTAGATATAGGCCAAGTAGTCAGGGCACACTTAATCAGGCAAATACCTCTTGGTTGAAGCTGAGGTGGATCCTGTGACGCTCCCAGGGCTGTGATTGGCCGAGGAAGAGAGGTCATGCGATCCGCTAGTCATCTCTTCATCTTCCTGCCCTACTTCTCCACCTGAAACTCCACTCCCCCTTGTGGCGCTCTGACTGCCCCCCTCCGTCCTGCTGCCCTGATGAcatcctcccctcctctccacctcctcctgttgctGACGGTAACGCAGGCTCCTCCCCATCTGGACCACTGTCACCTCCAGGCATCTCTGCGCTTTGGTCACACATCAATTTGTCCAATTACAGTGGTCAGTAGGGGTCTTCATATGTTCAATAAAGGGAATGGGTTCCATGTGGtgacaataaattattattatttcaatgagTGCTGAGTGTAAGATGTGAGGATCTGCCTTTAACACTGTAAGATAAAGGAAATTAAGAGAGACAAGAAACAGTATCAGAACAAAGTTTGCAAGACTGAATTCACAGCATGGAAGAATGAATTACtaatttcttaaaaaatgtcttAGCTGTGGGACCCCTCTGactgaaaaaaacaattctaTCTGAGAGTATGCCATATGAAACTGGGACAGAGCTATGATGCAACAGTATCATTTCACAGCaggaaaaagcacaggtgtaattaataacatTGATGATTGCTATTGGCTATAGGTATACCAGTGGGcattagggctgttggaacgaattccgaaagtcgaatataattccaataaaaaaaatcaatactattcgaatgctGTGGGGAGTGGTTACATTTttcgtcgctcggccgtggcttggtggCGTtccatttcccccgactcatttcctggttctccttctccataaaaaacatgaaatcaaggagaaggTTAACTTTCCCTGCTAAAGATAACTCaccttggtcagaaagcacaggggagacactttgtttctctcactatgactctagagtcactactcgctccgaagcttatcgccgtcactctctcacttctccctctaccacacactccccccacacacacacacgccggctcgacgcacacacaagcacacaagtataaacaccatgcaggccacttatgtaggctacgccgaaagctctgcgtggagcctccgcaggaccatGAAACGGCCTTAAGCCTAAGTAGTGTAGTAAATATTTAACAGGCTGCATCAAATATTCGAATATTagttgaatataaaaaaaaaaacatgaaattcgaatggtattatagaggaagactgTCAGCTCTAGTGGGCATGGGAATTGAATGAcagagccatcattaatgtAATTAGTTACACCTCTCATTTTCCGGCTATGAAGTGTCAAAATGTGAGGCAGGGAAAAACCCAAATCAAAATGCCAAAAACTTGTGCCAAGTCTGATGGGGCAAAAGCTCCAAATGTAAAAGCAAGGAAAACAAACATATAAATGTTCTGTGCAACAAGACAATGTTTTTCATTTCTCTAATGTGAACAAACACAATCTGCCTTGTTATCTAATACTATTGGACCATGTGACTATCAAACTGGCTCACTGCTTTCTGACTCACTCCCATCATCTACGATTCACACATGGGCACATTTCATACATCAATACTGCCAACACCAGGTCCAattgatgtatttttttcagAAATCAAACTCAAACATTACAAAGAAAACAGAGGTAAGGTTAACACATTGCCTTCTTAAGTCATGTTCTCTTTGCCAGTTTTCTTCAGCCATCATTATATcagttataaataaaataaaaaaacaccacgTACACATAGCAGTGACACAAGATAAGTAAGTgaaacacagacaaagagagaaacacacaaagataaaaacagGAGCCTGTGAAAATAGCCTGCGTCTTACAACAGGTCGTCACTGCAGGATTACATAATCGCCTTGCTCAACTTGGAGCGTATAAGCCACCCTGTTATTTGAGACCTTATATCTGTACTGTGTGCGTACAACGTACAGACACAAACCTGTGATTACTGTGGTGTAGAGATAATGCTCTGGCCTTTCCTTAATTTTACAGTATACAAACAGACCTCAGAGGGGGAAAGTGTGAGTTTGAATTCTTGTTCAAACAACATTGTGatccaaatgtaaacaaaagtgTAGTCGCACCACTAAAATTGGTGACCGGAACATACTATCACTCCCAAATTGATGAACCATCAGTAATGTTTGTAGACATAGCGTTAATATTCATAATTGTGGCCAAATGTGAATTTACAACACCTACTGCTCCACTGAAATGCCAGGTCATGAACCATGCAGTATCTGTGCTCAGGTCAACTGAATTGTGTCTCCTCAATGTCTTGTCTGTCTCCAATTTTATCTTAAATATTTGCTTGCTTGCTAACTTAATATGTCCTCTTTGATACGGTCAACTTTATGTGTAAATGGATGGATGCAACAACACAGATGACAAGCAATTAAGGAGCCTAGCTTGTTATCTCAAAGAGCTTTTCAGACACAATGaaatgattttaaccatttctGGTGAATGAAACCCAGTTGAGCCATActtgcatgtacacacacaaaagccCTGAAAACATGGAAGTAAAAGCCGAGCAGGATACACATCCCCAGCGTAACATGTGGTTATTATGAAACAACATTATAAAATGATATTCACAGACGGGAAAATGTCGCCTAAATGTAGGTATTTCTACAACTCAATGTTAACATTTGTTTAATAAGGGAAAATACAGTACTTAAGAAGAATTAGGTGAAATTGGGCTGACTGacctatgacaaaaagttaaaGGTTTTCGAGTTAAGGTACATGCAGCAAGAAGTAGTATAGTGAGCCTGTAAGTGCACCTATGTTACGCCAATAACCAAGATTAtcattaaagggatacttcaacgattagcattaagctttgtatcagtagaaacccggtagtattttcgaatggctgtgcttccctccctcatgtccccctgaggcGAGCCTTctcttttttatacattttaaatgtgtaacaccacttgagccacggtgaaacatttcatgtatatggttgaaatgacaataaatacACTTGAGTTGACTTGACTGCCTCTGTCTATGTCAtgaatgtattaagagaatgtCTGTAACcagtaggcgtggcttgggagtggacaTAGggaagcgaagcaagtgcattctggaagttgttgtctttcatccacatgagccaaaaatacATTCTCTGGCTTTTCTCGGTCTAGAAGGTACCAActtcttttaattaaataaataaaaaaaaaaaaaaaaaaaaaaaaaaatcacatttctactacatgaATGATGTCTACATCTTTCCAGctgtgaaatatccctttaagtaaACATAGCAACAGCACAACACACAACTAAAAATCACTGATATAAGTCATCGCGGTAGCTGTTTTACATGCTTCCGTCGACTAAAAAACGAAAAGCTTCAACAACAGCCCACGACCTGATCCCACTCAAAACAAACCTGACACGCATATGACGTTCCAGTACACATGAACCCAGTAACCTCAATAAACCCAGGGACCACAACATGACATAGGGAGACACAGGCAGCCACCACTCCACCGAAAACTAACGCACAACCgccattattattatgttgtgacaaattatatataaatatagaatGTTAACATTAGTAAAGGGTGGTCCTAGTAAGACTGTAAGTAAGTTACCGTTTCAATTATTACGTCTTCCGAGATCAATTACTCTGTAgcgaaatgttattaaatcacaaaCGATGCATCTTTCCTACCGTAGTAAGGTAAACAACGAGctacaaactcattttcatcAAAACGAGCCGTCCTCCAAACTGGAGAAATAACATTGTCTCTACGAGCACCCGGCGGTGAGACGGCAGTAAGACCAGtacttagggaccgtctacaaactacaacaccgaaaagagatacaatttttttttttattaatttaatgattaaataaggtagtgtctcgaaacttacctcaattataactagTCGCCTGATAGTTGTACTATAGcactaacttaaaaaaaataagcatattcaTAATTTTGGTAAATATGTTTTGCcaaatgtttttaatatgtCATAATTACAGAGAGTCATGTCTCAAAAACTACTCCACACATagaagaccccccccccccccccacgttGGTTGTACTAAAGCACTTAACTTTCAAAAATAAGCATAATCATAATTTTGGGGAATATCTTttgccaaaaacatttaatatataAGCAAACAAAAGCTAGaaaatttgtatttaatttgtgtttttgttaacCACCTTCTCTGGAGTATTTTGTGAGACATTTCTCTATGTAATTATAACATATTTATTGCGATAAATATAGCCACAAATTATGcatgtttatttttgaaaagtaaTCGTTATAGTTCAACCATTAGGTGAGCAGTTATAGTGAGGTAAGTATGGAAACACTTCTCTTTGTAATTATTAAAGTATGAAATGTTTTTAGCATTAAATATTCCCTAAAATTATGCATATGATTATTTTTGAAAACTATGTGTTGTAATACAACCAGCAGGAGGCTTTGATGTGTGGAGTAGTTTTGGAGACATGACTCTGTACTTATGACATATAGGCCTATTACATATTTTTAGCAAAACATATTCCCCAAAATTATACATATGCCTATTTAAAAGTGATGTAGTACAACCAGCAGAAGACTAATGAGGTAAGTTTAGAGAAACCActctttttaattattaaaatattaaatgtttttggcaaAAGATATTCCCCAAAATTATGATTATGCTTCTTTTTGAAatgtaagtgctgtagtacaactagcaggagacaaattataattgaggtaagtttggagacactaccttatttaatcattaaattaataaatattgttATTGTATCGGTTTtcagtgttgtagtttgtagacggtccctaagcactggTCTTACTGCCGTCTCACAGCCGGGTGCTCGTAGAGACAATGTTATTTCTCCAGGTTGGAGGACGGCTCGTTTTGATGAAAATGACTTTGTAGCTCGTTGTTTACCTTACTACGGTAGGAAAGATGCGTTGTTTGTGATTTAATAAAGTTTTGCTCAGAAGTTCTCGATCCCGGAACTTCGAATCTGTGAATGTCTTTCCAACTTTACCGAAGTCTGCTAACGTTGGTGCATTAGCTattaacttacttacttaataGCTAATAACTGCACTTATTATTGATGCAATGTAAGCTTGTCGGAGCAACATCAGAGCAGTTTAGTTACTTCACGTTACTCACTAAATGGCACTGCAGCTCCCTGATCATGGCAGACATGTTATTCAGTTAACATATTAGCAATACACATTGACCACTGCTTACAGCCAATTTATACCGTATTGTTTGGAAATGTGAAGTACCACCAAAAAGATAACGactacatttcatttgtttacATCCTCTGTTCTCTGGTTGGTGCCTTGGGCGAGGAGGCTAGCTTAGCTAGTGTGTTTGGCCAACTCGCTAAAACACCTCAAATCTTCTGATGGAATATTTACCTTTTCCACTCCACGTATGTCTCCCCTTCAATATCCGACAAATAAAATTCTATCAAATTAATCGCCGGGCCGCATTAaaagtattattttaatttccaGTCACTTACGTTAGCTAAATCGTCTTCTATTCCAAAGCACTTGACACATTTGTGCAACGTGAGGCCGGAACAATATAACTCCACCCACTCCAAGATGATTGGACAGGCAAATATTGCAGCTATCATGTAATTGGACATAGCACCTAGGAGTGGGCGCGTCTAACACAGCGGTCTGGCGTTTCACATGGATCCCCACGTTTCACAACAGAGGGAAGCTGTAAGCTGCCCAAACGCCAACTCAGTACAAGCCCCTGCAGCATCCACCCCTCTATTCTGGCATGCATAAATGGATGAACATAATGGCCCAGCTGATAAACTTCACACATCTTGATGCCTTTGACAAGAAATGACTTTGATATTTGCATTGTCAGCTATCTGACAtattaacaatgtttttgttgaatcACATGGCAAGAATCACAAGGATATGGGCAATTAATGATTGATTTTGATGATCGTCATTTTGAATTTAGTTAGCCTTGGCCTGTGATAGTTAATATCTTTGGAGTATtggtcaaacaaaaaacacattaaaaaggcCACCTTGGGCACTCAGAAATTATgatggacattattttcactattttctattttataaaccaaacttGATTGGTTGCTTGGAAACTTAAAACAACAgttgcctatttttttttttttttttccacctttatttatagAGGGAAAGATTTGACTGAGACAAAGGTGTCTTTCACAGCTGAGCTCTGTGTCCagcataatttaaaaaatacagaaacacaacttTACAAACAACAATTACATTCaacaatgttttgttcattaaGCATGGCTTTAAATTGCCAAGTGGAAACCAAGACATCTAGTATTTACAATCTGGTTGAGATTGAGTGTAATTGTCAACCTGCAAGTTCAATAGAACTCTAATACAAGTCTATAGTTGTCTGGTATGGTGTAGTAACGCAGGGTAAAACTCTGATATTGTGATAATcctgcatgcacgcacacacacacacacacacacacaaacacacacacacacacacacacacacacacacacacacacacacacacacacacacacacagggcaagGAATGAAGACCCCTGCCAGGAGAAAAACGTTGTCAAGCACAGTAGCCAGTAATCGTGACATCTTCCTTTGAGATATTATGATGttgctcctctcctcttctttatTGTTACCttgactcctcctcctcttgttgCTGTTTTAGAAGTAATTCCAAACTGTGAATGAAACCCAGTTGAGCCATACTTgcaagtacacacacaacaccaatACACACAAAAGCCCTGCAAATATGGAAGTAAAAGCCGAACAGGATATACATCCCCAGTGTAACATTTGGTTATGAGAAAACATAAAAGGATATTCACAGACTggcaaaatgtaaatgtggtCTTTCTGCACCTCAATGTTAACATGTTTCATAAGGGTAAAAACCATACTTAGGAAGATTTAGGTGAAAATGGGCTGACTGGCCTATGAcaagttaattttttttgaccTGAGGTACATGCAGCCAGAAGTAGTATAGTGAGCCTGTAAGTCCACCTATAAATATGTTACATCAATAACCAAAATCACCATTAAGTaaacatacacaaataaaaatcacTGATATGAAAGAGGATTTAAAGTCATCACGATACCTGTTTTACATGCTTCCATCGactagaaaaagaaaagctttaACAGCCCACGACCTGATCCCACTCAAAACAAACCTGACACTCATATGACGTTTCACTACACATGAACCCAGTAACCTCAATAAACCCAGGGACCACCACTAACATGTCATCTGCATCTTAAGGCTAAGGGCGAGGCTAGGCTAAGCTCAGCAAATCCCTGagctggggcctgtttcacaaaagcagaatatataaatccaggataactgataaagcgaggcttgacctagtctaatctgtgcatcctggcttggtgcgtttcacgaaggccgagccaggctgaggaggagcgactaggtcgagccaggctgaactaattcagatagatgcgcgtccacggatttcctcaaaagaccgcgaggtcgatcacagatttactgatgccaaaatggagaatacgcattgtacatactttatacagagtgagcagcagcttcttgtggaagtatgatgatgtgaaacacattatttgaataaaaagaaaataacacggccgctgtaacgaaacagcgagagaaagtgtagcagacgatcacggaccgactgaatgcgaaagcagcctaaatatatacattaactgacctctgctctgaatggaaaccgtcataatcctaccattcaatgattaggctattaatcatttgcacaaattagcaattgtactctttgccttaaaagtaagcagaagataatgttatctcaggaaatttaccatgaagatccattttctataacgctagaatatgaagcgtaaatatctctttcactctgttcctccctctctctcattggctaaaatattaatttccagagtcatattaacttccactactcgcttttaatgcaaagtgtacaggtgttcgtttttgcaaatgaccagtgacacattgaatggtttcatttaaaagcagtagttcataaatgtatatttttagactatcatttagtctgtccgctattatctgtcacgctttttctcgcgtttttttattttttctagaggacgagtttccttctctacttATTATATGCCTttctccctggtatatatggacatagaaaataaaaacactgaagaaattgcactgaaaaatctagaaactataaagataataaagtgataaattccatgcacactataaacatgaatggaacagagtatattcctcagttatttccccccaggcaaaaaaTAAGGtcaaaaccattaaggtgtcctctccctgttgttacatgaatgtacagtagcctacatcactagatagttactggtccagtgaactaagtctataatttgggaggattgtacagttaggatatgttcttaaaattgtacaatcctcccaaattatagtcccagtttactggacaacacaaattgtgtgctaagaatgccaaatacaatgcacatggaagcagaacaaacatgatccttattgttaaagaataaaaaaataaattataaactaaaatatttaaggtgcattggggaactatagaaatgtacagcattgtatgtattgcccttagtaacagacttcatttaaaactcattttaaattgtatcagccttttctaattatctcaacaactgccataatatattcatcaaacttcttacaacaatatgaacagcagtcttcatacagcaatataacagtaacaatgacaaatttataattataaaaaaaaataatggtaacaactttaaataataacagtacttaaatgaacagcaatatgcaccggttgtattttaatccaggctgataagaaaagggtaaaaccactgctgagtgaacagaaaaggttccaggattaaataaatcctggctgttagcctggtcagaaCCAGGCTAGCtccacagaataaatctccatggtgatttatgtgcccctgctttcgtgaaaccgagttaaggctaaattcatccaggataaccaggaaaccccggcttaatcccttatcttggttttgtgaaacaggcccctgctTTTGGGAAGAGTAAACGTTGCCATGTATTGTCacggataaaaaataaataaaaagctttgTAAGTTAACTCTGTTGTATTCAAGCAAAAAGGAACTTAGGGCCAAATAATTGCACATTTCCAAATGCATTCCCAGTAGATAGACAGAAGCAAGGGTTGGAAGTTACTGGGTGACAAATATTTGCTGTAGACCATGGATGGTGTAGGCAGGCAACGGAGAGGATGATGACAACGCCACAAATCTGTGATAAAAGACTGGTCTTCCAACGCATTATTTAGTGGCCtttgagatagatagatagatagatagatagatagatatacacaCTCCAATGCATGCATTGTGAAGGTCAAATAACAGCTAATTCCTTAAAAACTACTGAAACATGCAACATCAACAGTTGTAATTTCAGCTATGAAATTCCAGACAAAGTGAAATGAATGTACAAAGTAATCCCAAATTGTTTATctcattaaaatacatttattttaatagaGTTGGAGGCAACAGAATGCAATCATCCAGTGTTGGTGTATAACACGGTCATTGCCCAACAAAGTTTTTCTCTACACTCAAGAACGCATGATGCTGAACAGCAGTGATctccaaaacaaaaaatactatACACAGTCTCCTTAAGGTTAGATCTACATATAATAGATTACAAAAAGCTATTGTTAGAGGTgcaataaaactaaaatatcaCATGTGAGAAGTACTTTGCATCAATCAAGTGGGgaaaaaatgacagtatgacTAAACAGAAGAGTTTATTAAAGGCTAATGAGTTCAGCTGAATATGCAAGCAGCATAGTATTTGTTTGGACAGTTGGAGCATTCAGAAGGCACTACTTTTACTGGCTGGTATATATGACCAATAAGGCGTGGCTGTGTTTTGGCAGTTCTCCATTGGAGAAACCTATTAAGGCACCTGTCTAATACTACATTTTCTTGTGCTTGAATATATCACAAAAAGGCACACTTTCTAGCATGTCCTTGAGAACAGCTGCTTGAAACAATTTGCCACTTTTAACCCAGTGTAGCATAAAGTGTAGTAAGCTTCTTAGCAGTTTCTCTAGTCTTACGTAGCTGTAAGGCTGTAGGTCTTAACATGAAGGCACTTATCTAAACACAAGTCTATATTAGATTCTACTGTCCTACCTGAAAGGAAGATGGACAATGACAGGTATGATCAGGTGGTTCAACAGTGTGTTACTGGTTAGCTCATTTGTTGCCGGGTGACCAATGAAATTCCTCTTAATTCAATCCGAATTCAAATGTTTTGCACAGAGAAATGAATTAGCAAATAACCTTTAAATGAGAAAAATCCGAATTTTGGCATCTGAAAAGTACAAATGTGTTATGTGTTGGAAAGGGGCATCTCTTCAATTATATGCAGGGTTACTAATACTATGTTAACTAACACAGAACAGCATATCCTCAAAGGCACTTCTTTTAGCCTGGCACACAAAATCAATGGctattaataaaacataaaaaagtcaatATAAATTGAGGAGAGTTTACAACAACATTCTTCACTTCATGTCCTGAGGTTGAcgtatgtatgtacatgtgtgcTCGCGTGCGTGCGTTTTGTCACACATTCTAAGATGATtcatttaaacttttaaatagGTTTTGGTTGAGATTGAGTTAAATTGTCAACCATTTTCTTTatgctttttctgttttctttggcAAGTGCAATGGAATTCTAATAAATGTAAAGATAACTGGTATGGTGTAGTAATGCAGGGTAAAACTCTGGTATTgtgacactcacacacacacacacacacacacacacacacacacacacacactctctctctctctctctctcacacacacacacacacacacacacacacacacacacacacggcaaacCAGCCCAAGGAATGAAGACCCCTGCAAGGAGAAAAACGTTGTGAAGCACAGTAAGGCAGTAATCACGTGACATCTTCCTTTGAGATATTAATTATGTATGTTGCTCCTCTCCTATTCGTCATCGTTTTCTTCACTCCTCCTCTTGTTGCCGTTTTAGGAGTAATTCCAAACTGTGAATGAAGAAGGGAGGACCTTTTTAGATAAAAGACTTATCAACAATCCAGATCAAACTGAAATCtctgtaaaataattataattacaCTTTATAGTAAGGGCTGTGAGCAGTAATTAATTGAAAATCAGAGATTGTGTTGAGCATCTGAAATAACACAAACTGCAACAATACTGTCAACAAGAAGCTTGTCCAACCACAGGCTTGATACTCACtaacaatgatgatgatgatgatcactATGACAGCTATCAGGATGGCCCACATCTGCAAGGGGTAATGGTACAGCAAATTCAGTGCCACACACATTAACATCTGGGATTGACAGAAGTCGGTCACTTGTAAAACCTTTTGTTTAATAatatcatttttgtttgtttcacttTAGTTCACTATTATAAGTGGTACGTGTACATAATGTATGTTGTGTAGTCAAATTAAACTATTAATTGGGGGAAAATGTTGGTAAGATAGGATTGAAGTCATTTATCGAGAGTATTCTCTCCTATTGTATTGTATGCTGGTATGGACATTCAAAAATCACCCATAGGAATAAATAGGGGAAGATTGTTAAAACCTGTGGAAAAATCATTGGTAAGCAACAGGTAGACCTGTACCAACTATATCTGACCAGTTTAGCACAGAGGGCAGACAAGGTTTGCATGGATACAACCCATCCACTTTCAGTGGAGTTCAAGCCGCTACCTTCTGGTCGTAGCTATAGATACCCTAATGTCACAACCAACAGAGCAAAAAACTCATTCATTCCCATGGCAATAACACAATTAAATAAGATGTTGGGAGGAGTATGACTGGAGGAGGACTATATGTCAAGTACTGTGcagtagtttcatttatttatgacatTAGGCCTTTTAGGGAAGTGCAACATACTTCTTTTTACTGTATTCTATTTAGATAAATAGTGCTGTAGAGGTCTGGttcaatgtttgtgttgtggattaTGTGTTGAtatgcctgtactgtacaagtGCCTCTCAGGAACATTAAAGTTTTCTAAGTCTAATTCTAAGTCTTAAACTACGCACTTTTGCACTTTTCACTTAATGACTTGTGTCCTATTTTGTCCTTGTATCAATGTCATGTCTGTAACTTTGTGTCGTATTGACACGCCATTTAATTGGATGGTTTTTTTTCAAGGCCAATATAATTTAGACTACTTCCAGTCTGGAGACTTGTAGTATGGAGTTCATTTTAGATCAGTTAATACATTTGTCTTTCCAGTGGGAAAAAGGGGTGCATTTTGTTGGACTAAACTGTTATTAGGTACCTTGCAGTTCTTCCACCAGTACTTCCTCTTCAGCTTAGCGGCACTGGTCTCGAACTGGGAGGCTCCAGCCTGCAGTGCGTCGGCTCTGTCATCCAGTTCAGACAGCTTCTGGTCACGTTCCAACACTTTGTCCACATTAACACGCATGATATCcaccacctacacacacaaaccagaACAAAAGACTTGGTTTATTGTCAGTACTTTTTAAAAGACTGTCCCTTGGTGTACTGGATCTGAATGTTAGGTAATCCTTACTAGTCCTCATTGAAGATGAACCAAGTACTGCCTTAATTGGCTATTTTAGAATTAATACATTGGAAATGCACATATATACTATACATGCAGAACGATGACATGAAGGCTATAAATACAGTGttgaaaataagtatttgaacaccctgctattttgcaagttctcccacttagaaatcatggaggggtctgaaattgtcatcgtaggtgcatgtccactgtgagagacataatctaaaaaaaaaatttatatgataccgctgcaaataagtatttgaacacctgagaaaatcaatgttaatatttggtacagtagcctttgtttgcaagtacagatgtcaaatgtttcctgtagtttttcaccaggtttgcacacacactgtaggagggattttggcccactcctccacacagatcttctctagatcagtcaggtttctgggctgtcgctgagaaacacggagtttgagctccctccaaagattctctattgggtttaggtctggagactggctaggccacgccagaaccttgatatgcttcttacagagccactccttggttatccagGCTGTGTGCTTCgtgtcattgtcatgttgg is a window from the Perca flavescens isolate YP-PL-M2 chromosome 4, PFLA_1.0, whole genome shotgun sequence genome containing:
- the vamp3 gene encoding vesicle-associated membrane protein 3, whose product is MSAAGPEGSGAASGNRRLQQTQAQVDEVVDIMRVNVDKVLERDQKLSELDDRADALQAGASQFETSAAKLKRKYWWKNCKMWAILIAVIVIIIIIIVIWNYS